One genomic window of Polyangium spumosum includes the following:
- a CDS encoding sodium-translocating pyrophosphatase, with the protein MNVEGSSRPGAARAWPARALAVVGALFAIALARPAKADEASLVLPDLGSVSFMGNTDGRTLLFAGMGICALGLIFGMTIYMQLKKMAVHRSMLEISELIYATCKTYLITQIKFIILLEVLIGLVIAVYYGYFKHFDVGRVALILFCSLVGIAGSTGVAWFGIRINTFANSRTAFASLRGKPFPTYAIPLKAGMSIGTVLISVELLVMLIILLFVPGEYAGPCFIGFAIGESLGASALRIAGGIFTKIADIGSDLMKIVFNIKEDDARNPGVIADCTGDNAGDSVGPSADGFETYGVTGVALISFILLAVADVKTQVQLLVWIFVMRIMMVVASVVSYLVNEAIAKARYGAVDKMNFEAPLTWLVWLTSFVSLGLTFVVSYLLIPNLGDGTLWWKLSLIISCGTLAGAIIPEAVKIFTSTESSHVREVVTSSREGGASLNVLSGMVAGNFSAYWLGMVIAGLMGIAYLVALQGLATVFTSTMAAPVFAFGLVAFGFLGMGPVTIAVDSYGPVTDNAQSVFELSVIESIPGIKEEIKKEHGFDVDFEKAKHYLEENDGAGNTFKATAKPVLIGTAVVGATTLIFSIILELQAEFGVVEAIQRLSLINAPFLLGLILGGAVIYWFSGASCQAVVTGAYRAVEFIKANIKLEGSEKASIEDSKKVVEICTQYAQRGMINIFLAVFLGTLAFAFLDPFLFIGYLISIALFGLYQALFMANAGGAWDNAKKLVEVELKEKGTPLHAATVVGDTVGDPFKDTSSVAMNPIIKFTTLFGLLAVELAIKIPHTTSLVLAGVFFVASTIFVWRSFYGMRIKTDVKAAAPAAH; encoded by the coding sequence ATGAACGTAGAGGGTTCTTCGCGCCCAGGTGCGGCGCGAGCGTGGCCCGCGCGCGCCTTGGCCGTCGTGGGCGCGCTTTTCGCCATCGCCCTGGCTCGTCCCGCGAAGGCGGACGAAGCTTCGCTGGTTCTGCCCGATCTAGGCTCCGTTTCCTTCATGGGGAACACGGACGGACGCACCCTGCTCTTCGCGGGCATGGGGATCTGCGCGCTCGGCCTGATCTTCGGGATGACGATCTACATGCAGCTCAAGAAGATGGCCGTGCATCGCTCGATGCTCGAGATCTCGGAGCTGATCTACGCGACCTGCAAGACGTACCTGATCACGCAGATCAAGTTCATCATCCTGCTCGAGGTCCTCATCGGCCTCGTGATCGCCGTCTACTACGGCTATTTCAAGCACTTCGACGTCGGTCGTGTCGCGCTCATCCTGTTCTGCAGCCTCGTCGGCATCGCGGGCAGCACGGGCGTCGCCTGGTTCGGCATCCGCATCAACACGTTCGCGAACAGCCGCACGGCGTTCGCGAGCCTCCGCGGCAAGCCCTTCCCGACCTACGCGATCCCGCTCAAGGCAGGCATGAGCATCGGCACGGTGCTGATCAGCGTCGAGCTGCTCGTCATGCTGATCATCCTGCTCTTCGTGCCCGGCGAGTACGCGGGTCCGTGTTTCATCGGCTTCGCGATCGGCGAGTCGCTCGGCGCCTCGGCGCTGCGCATCGCCGGCGGCATCTTCACGAAGATCGCGGACATCGGCTCCGATCTCATGAAGATCGTCTTCAACATCAAGGAAGACGACGCGCGTAACCCGGGCGTCATCGCCGACTGCACGGGCGACAACGCGGGTGACTCGGTCGGCCCGAGCGCCGACGGCTTCGAGACGTACGGCGTCACCGGCGTCGCGCTCATCTCGTTCATCCTGCTCGCGGTCGCGGACGTCAAGACGCAGGTCCAGCTCCTCGTCTGGATCTTCGTGATGCGCATCATGATGGTCGTGGCGAGCGTCGTCAGCTACCTCGTCAACGAGGCGATCGCGAAGGCGCGTTACGGCGCCGTCGACAAGATGAACTTCGAGGCGCCGCTGACCTGGCTCGTGTGGCTCACCTCGTTCGTGTCGCTCGGCCTCACGTTCGTCGTTTCGTACCTGCTGATCCCGAACCTCGGCGACGGCACGCTCTGGTGGAAGCTCTCGCTCATCATCAGCTGCGGCACGCTCGCGGGCGCGATCATCCCCGAGGCGGTCAAGATCTTCACCTCGACCGAGAGCAGCCACGTGCGCGAGGTCGTGACCTCGTCGCGCGAGGGCGGCGCGTCGCTGAACGTCCTCTCCGGCATGGTGGCCGGTAACTTCAGCGCTTACTGGCTCGGCATGGTCATCGCGGGCCTCATGGGCATCGCGTACCTGGTCGCGCTCCAGGGCCTCGCGACGGTCTTCACGTCGACGATGGCGGCGCCCGTCTTCGCCTTCGGCCTCGTGGCCTTCGGCTTCCTCGGCATGGGCCCGGTGACCATCGCGGTCGACTCCTACGGCCCGGTGACCGACAACGCGCAGAGCGTCTTCGAGCTCAGCGTGATCGAGTCGATCCCCGGCATCAAGGAGGAGATCAAGAAGGAACACGGCTTCGACGTCGACTTCGAGAAGGCCAAGCACTACCTCGAGGAGAACGACGGCGCGGGCAACACCTTCAAGGCCACGGCGAAGCCGGTGCTCATCGGCACCGCGGTCGTCGGCGCCACGACGCTGATCTTCTCGATCATCCTCGAGCTGCAGGCGGAGTTCGGCGTGGTGGAGGCCATCCAGCGCCTCAGCCTCATCAACGCGCCCTTCCTCCTCGGCCTCATCCTGGGCGGCGCGGTGATCTACTGGTTCAGCGGCGCCTCCTGCCAGGCCGTCGTGACCGGCGCCTACCGCGCGGTCGAGTTCATCAAGGCGAACATCAAGCTCGAGGGCTCCGAGAAGGCGAGCATCGAGGACAGCAAGAAGGTCGTCGAGATCTGCACGCAGTACGCGCAGCGCGGCATGATCAACATCTTCCTCGCGGTCTTCCTCGGCACGCTGGCCTTCGCGTTCCTCGATCCGTTCCTCTTCATCGGTTACCTCATCTCGATCGCGCTCTTCGGCCTGTATCAGGCGCTCTTCATGGCGAACGCCGGCGGCGCCTGGGACAACGCGAAGAAGCTCGTCGAGGTCGAGCTGAAGGAGAAGGGCACGCCGCTGCACGCGGCGACGGTCGTCGGCGACACCGTCGGTGATCCCTTCAAGGACACCTCGTCGGTCGCCATGAACCCGATCATCAAGTTCACGACGCTCTTCGGCCTGCTCGCCGTCGAGCTCGCGATCAAGATCCCGCACACCACGAGCCTCGTGCTCGCGGGCGTCTTCTTCGTCGCGTCGACGATCTTCGTGTGGCGTTCGTTCTACGGCATGCGCATCAAGACGGACGTGAAGGCCGCTGCGCCCGCAGCGCACTGA
- a CDS encoding serine/threonine protein kinase, whose translation MDQRALQRSLGPKTASADPMIGKVVAGRYRLETRIGEGGMGVVYRARHVLIDRVVALKLIRPDLRGETHLRAWMLREARAANRVDHAHIIDIHDIGETEEGELYLVMEYLVGTPLSAELARGPMPISRGVDILEQMCAALARAHDLGVVHRDLKSDNILLTQRGGRKDFVKILDFGLAAIARDPRLAPKGAVFGTPEYMSPEQARGEEATPHADLYALGVLFYEMLTGQLPFRANDRETLLEMQRTAIPRRPRSIRPDAHPQGETIAMRLLEKDIRKRYRDAHHLQEELKALQRSLPSTPWEIESGGEAVPAPPPPPPPQSAGVTEWANRTALFARMAARAYPAGNAPPDIQTALAQLWELAAKANRLEGEVASHTRKLEALERRGRALRAEIGRKVEELAHEESRVMREAGADGEDVDKVRGELAQAEKLASEAKQLADGAARQGAFDRSVFERAGATAATVQAKREQLARYESKKNTRETTARDLRRQIDELRGQLTRYAEALEEDLGQGREKVAQRTREGLGFEKAFSDASNLLLAHLRNKPECRDLVAELLTANKDANAVPSESGEPKVSLEKRPGA comes from the coding sequence ATGGATCAGCGCGCGCTCCAGCGATCGTTAGGCCCGAAGACCGCGAGCGCGGACCCGATGATCGGAAAGGTCGTCGCAGGCCGCTACCGCCTCGAGACCAGGATCGGCGAGGGCGGTATGGGCGTGGTGTACCGCGCCCGCCACGTGCTCATCGATCGGGTGGTCGCGCTCAAGCTCATACGGCCGGATCTCCGCGGCGAGACGCACCTCCGCGCATGGATGCTCCGCGAGGCCCGCGCCGCGAACCGGGTGGATCACGCCCACATCATCGACATCCACGACATCGGCGAGACCGAGGAGGGCGAGCTCTATCTCGTGATGGAGTACCTCGTCGGCACGCCGCTCAGCGCCGAGCTCGCGCGAGGTCCCATGCCGATCTCGCGCGGCGTCGACATCCTCGAGCAGATGTGCGCAGCGCTCGCGCGCGCCCACGACCTCGGCGTCGTGCACCGCGATCTGAAGAGCGACAACATCCTCCTCACCCAGCGCGGCGGCCGGAAGGACTTCGTCAAGATCCTCGACTTCGGCCTCGCCGCGATCGCCCGCGACCCGCGCCTCGCCCCGAAAGGCGCGGTCTTCGGGACACCGGAGTACATGTCCCCGGAGCAGGCGCGCGGCGAGGAGGCCACGCCCCACGCGGACCTCTACGCGCTCGGCGTCCTCTTCTACGAGATGCTGACGGGGCAACTTCCTTTCAGGGCCAACGATCGCGAGACGCTGCTCGAGATGCAGCGGACCGCGATCCCGAGGCGCCCGCGCTCGATCCGCCCCGACGCGCACCCGCAAGGCGAGACGATCGCGATGCGGCTGCTCGAGAAGGACATCCGCAAGCGCTACCGCGACGCCCACCATCTCCAGGAAGAGCTCAAGGCCCTGCAGCGCAGCCTGCCGAGCACGCCGTGGGAGATCGAGTCGGGCGGCGAGGCCGTGCCCGCGCCGCCGCCGCCGCCGCCGCCGCAGTCGGCAGGCGTGACCGAGTGGGCGAACCGGACGGCGCTCTTCGCGCGTATGGCGGCGCGCGCGTATCCGGCGGGCAACGCGCCGCCCGACATCCAGACGGCGCTCGCGCAGCTCTGGGAGCTCGCGGCGAAGGCGAACCGCCTGGAAGGCGAGGTCGCGAGCCACACGCGCAAGCTCGAGGCGCTCGAGCGGCGCGGACGCGCGCTGCGCGCCGAGATCGGCCGCAAGGTCGAGGAGCTCGCGCACGAGGAGTCACGCGTGATGCGCGAGGCGGGCGCGGACGGCGAGGACGTGGACAAGGTCCGCGGCGAGCTCGCGCAGGCGGAGAAGCTCGCCAGCGAGGCGAAGCAGCTCGCGGACGGCGCGGCGCGGCAGGGCGCGTTTGATCGTTCGGTCTTCGAGCGCGCGGGCGCGACGGCCGCGACGGTGCAGGCGAAGCGCGAGCAGCTCGCGCGGTACGAGTCGAAGAAGAACACGCGCGAGACGACGGCGCGGGATCTGCGGCGCCAGATCGACGAGCTCCGCGGGCAACTGACGCGGTACGCGGAGGCGCTCGAGGAGGATCTCGGGCAGGGCCGCGAGAAGGTCGCGCAGCGGACGCGCGAGGGCCTCGGCTTCGAGAAGGCCTTCAGCGACGCTTCGAACCTCCTGCTCGCGCACCTGCGCAACAAGCCGGAGTGCCGGGACCTCGTGGCCGAGCTGCTCACGGCGAACAAGGACGCAAACGCGGTGCCGAGCGAGAGCGGGGAGCCCAAGGTGTCCCTCGAAAAACGCCCCGGGGCCTGA
- a CDS encoding AgmX/PglI C-terminal domain-containing protein, with product MHTQARLVALAAAAWLVVGCASSAARPGGPEPVVMVGDAVKPRAADKPVVAEAKKDPGEARRKALEDAANYGILGVLGGPSARIDSVEGGVVGGLVGGGGAGFGGLGLSGIGRGGGGTAEGIGGLGTIGTAGRGYDYGGSRPHERVKARIEAATITGPLTDDVVQRILADHHNDVQDCYLLEGKRASRVRGRMTLSFTIDDAGRVIEVWVPEQSFWSRELSSCVAQVVGTFRFPAPPQGAQVKVLLPVIF from the coding sequence ATGCACACTCAGGCTCGCTTGGTGGCGCTCGCAGCGGCGGCGTGGCTCGTCGTCGGTTGCGCGAGCAGCGCCGCCCGCCCCGGCGGCCCGGAGCCCGTCGTGATGGTCGGCGACGCGGTCAAGCCCAGGGCCGCAGACAAACCCGTCGTCGCCGAGGCCAAGAAGGACCCCGGCGAGGCGCGAAGGAAGGCGCTCGAAGACGCCGCCAACTACGGGATCCTCGGCGTCCTCGGCGGTCCGTCCGCGCGCATTGACAGCGTGGAGGGCGGCGTGGTCGGCGGCCTCGTCGGCGGGGGCGGCGCCGGCTTCGGCGGGCTCGGCCTCAGCGGGATCGGCAGGGGCGGCGGCGGCACGGCCGAGGGCATCGGCGGCCTCGGCACGATCGGCACCGCAGGCCGCGGCTACGACTACGGCGGCAGCCGCCCCCACGAGCGCGTGAAGGCCCGCATCGAGGCCGCCACCATCACCGGCCCGCTGACCGACGACGTCGTGCAGCGGATCCTCGCGGATCATCACAACGACGTGCAGGACTGCTACCTGCTCGAAGGCAAACGCGCGAGCCGCGTCCGCGGCCGCATGACGCTCTCGTTCACGATCGACGACGCGGGCCGCGTGATCGAGGTCTGGGTCCCCGAGCAGAGCTTCTGGTCGCGCGAGCTCTCGAGCTGCGTCGCGCAGGTCGTCGGCACCTTCCGCTTCCCCGCGCCTCCCCAGGGCGCGCAGGTGAAGGTGCTCCTGCCCGTCATCTTCTGA
- a CDS encoding AMP-dependent synthetase/ligase, protein MPVPEGEDMSSAKFETLVDLFERSVKQFKNKELFGVKKDGAWVWTTYGEVGKLVDDFRAGLASLGVKRGDNVAIISNNRIEWAVAAYACYGLGAALVPMYEAQLPKEWAFIVNDCEAVALIAATDEIYEKAKEIPEKAPSLKHIIGLTRPKSDETSYAALLEAGAKSPAPAIRPTPADTACLIYTSGTTGNPKGVILSHGNIASNINAVHEILPLVTDDRSLSFLPWAHSFGHTCELHALLSLGGAMALAESVDKIVANLAEVQPTMLCSVPRIFNRIYDGVNKQMAAKPKAIQSLFRAGIAAATKRRKEGPGSLSLGEKIKLALADKLVFSKIRAKFGGRMKYAFSGGAALSREVAEFIDALGITVYEGYGLTETSPIATANRPGAHRIGSVGKAIPGVKIVIDKEAAGEKDQGEIIIHGPNIMQGYHNRDEENKAVFTEDRGFRTGDLGYVDDEGFLYITGRIKEQYKLENGKYVSPAPLEEQLKLSPYILNAMVYGDNRLYNVALVAIDVEAVKTWAQGQGLSLESDDAMCENARVRQLVMDEIHKYSAEWKGFEKIQQVTLTSEDFTTQNGLLTPSLKVKRRVVWQRYGQQIDALYAAGKSKEQSASTAA, encoded by the coding sequence ATGCCGGTCCCGGAAGGAGAGGACATGTCGTCGGCGAAATTCGAGACACTCGTGGACCTGTTCGAGCGCTCCGTGAAGCAGTTCAAGAACAAGGAACTGTTCGGCGTGAAGAAGGACGGCGCGTGGGTGTGGACCACGTACGGCGAGGTTGGAAAGCTCGTCGACGACTTCCGCGCGGGCCTCGCGTCGCTCGGGGTGAAGCGCGGCGACAACGTCGCCATCATCTCGAACAACCGCATCGAGTGGGCCGTCGCGGCCTACGCCTGTTACGGCCTCGGCGCCGCGCTCGTGCCCATGTACGAGGCGCAGCTCCCCAAGGAGTGGGCCTTCATCGTGAACGACTGCGAGGCCGTCGCGCTCATCGCGGCGACCGACGAGATCTACGAGAAGGCCAAGGAGATCCCGGAGAAGGCGCCCTCGCTGAAGCACATCATCGGCCTCACCCGCCCGAAGAGCGACGAGACGTCCTACGCGGCGCTGCTCGAGGCGGGCGCGAAGAGCCCCGCGCCGGCCATCCGGCCCACGCCCGCCGACACCGCGTGCCTCATCTACACCTCGGGCACGACGGGCAACCCCAAGGGCGTGATCCTCTCGCACGGCAACATCGCCTCGAACATCAACGCCGTGCACGAGATCCTGCCGCTCGTCACCGACGACCGGAGCCTCTCGTTCTTGCCGTGGGCGCACTCGTTCGGCCACACCTGCGAGCTGCACGCCCTGCTCTCGCTCGGCGGCGCGATGGCCCTCGCCGAGAGCGTCGACAAGATCGTCGCGAACCTCGCCGAGGTGCAGCCGACGATGCTCTGCAGCGTGCCGCGCATCTTCAACCGCATCTACGACGGCGTGAACAAGCAGATGGCCGCCAAGCCCAAGGCCATCCAGTCCCTCTTCAGGGCCGGCATCGCCGCGGCCACGAAGCGGCGCAAGGAGGGCCCGGGCTCGCTCTCGCTCGGCGAGAAGATCAAGCTCGCGCTCGCCGACAAGCTCGTCTTCTCGAAGATCCGCGCCAAGTTCGGCGGCCGCATGAAGTACGCCTTCAGCGGCGGCGCGGCCCTCTCGCGCGAGGTCGCCGAGTTCATCGACGCGCTCGGCATCACGGTCTACGAGGGCTACGGCCTCACGGAGACGAGCCCGATCGCCACGGCCAACCGCCCCGGCGCGCACCGCATCGGCAGCGTCGGCAAGGCGATCCCGGGCGTGAAGATCGTGATCGACAAGGAGGCCGCGGGCGAGAAGGACCAGGGCGAGATCATCATCCACGGCCCGAACATCATGCAGGGCTACCACAACCGCGACGAGGAGAACAAAGCGGTCTTCACCGAGGATCGTGGCTTCCGCACGGGCGATCTCGGGTACGTCGACGACGAGGGTTTCCTCTACATCACGGGCCGCATCAAGGAGCAGTACAAGCTCGAGAACGGCAAATACGTCTCGCCCGCGCCGCTCGAGGAGCAGCTCAAGCTCTCGCCCTACATCCTCAACGCGATGGTCTACGGCGACAACCGCCTCTACAACGTCGCGCTCGTGGCCATCGACGTCGAGGCCGTGAAGACGTGGGCGCAGGGCCAAGGGCTCTCGCTCGAGAGCGACGACGCGATGTGCGAGAACGCGCGCGTCAGGCAGCTCGTGATGGACGAGATCCACAAGTACTCGGCCGAGTGGAAGGGCTTCGAGAAGATCCAGCAGGTCACGCTGACGAGCGAGGACTTCACCACGCAGAACGGCCTGCTCACGCCCTCGCTGAAGGTGAAGCGGCGCGTGGTCTGGCAGCGCTACGGCCAGCAGATCGACGCGCTCTACGCCGCGGGCAAGTCCAAGGAGCAGAGCGCGTCGACGGCCGCGTGA
- the miaB gene encoding tRNA (N6-isopentenyl adenosine(37)-C2)-methylthiotransferase MiaB: protein MPRYAITTFGCQMNVHDSERMHEVLRRAGYTESEDPKAADVVVLNTCSVREKAEQKLLSEVGRLAKWKQKHPEMVLVVAGCVAQQEGERLLGRSQGIDLVLGPDNIPELPRLLDDIGLGAPPLVRTVFDLEAPRFLTALSVASKTPTAYVTIMKGCNERCSFCIVPYTRGPERYRPSAEIVAEIAGLVEAGVREVTLLGQTVNSYRDPSEALPRAPGASPDDPDESEFAALLRRIAAEVPGLARLRYTSPHPRHLTPSLLEAHADLGVLARHVHMPVQSGSDRILKRMIRRYTRAEYVARVGSLVARLPDLSLSTDIIVGFPGETEDDFAATLSLVREVGFRGLFGFKYSQRPYTPARKLADDVPEAEKSERLARLFEVSEELLGAHLQKLVGSRQRVLVEGAGKEGTNAWSGRTERNEIVHVAGAEGLDLRGEIVEVVITRANKHSLQAELSEEARAAAKPLPSAPAAPPPKPRVAGERRSLPIVPVGGG from the coding sequence ATGCCTCGTTACGCCATCACGACGTTCGGTTGCCAGATGAACGTCCACGACTCCGAGCGGATGCACGAGGTCCTCCGGCGCGCCGGGTACACGGAATCGGAGGACCCCAAGGCCGCGGACGTGGTCGTCCTGAACACCTGCAGCGTCCGGGAGAAGGCCGAGCAGAAGCTCCTCAGCGAGGTCGGCCGCCTCGCGAAGTGGAAGCAGAAGCACCCCGAGATGGTCCTCGTGGTGGCCGGGTGCGTGGCCCAGCAGGAGGGCGAGCGCCTGCTCGGCCGCAGCCAGGGCATCGACCTCGTGCTCGGTCCCGACAACATCCCCGAGCTGCCGCGCCTGCTCGACGACATCGGCCTCGGCGCCCCGCCGCTCGTGCGGACGGTGTTCGACCTGGAAGCGCCGCGCTTCCTGACTGCGCTGTCCGTGGCTTCGAAAACGCCCACGGCGTACGTGACCATCATGAAGGGCTGCAACGAGCGTTGCTCCTTCTGCATCGTGCCGTATACGCGTGGCCCCGAGCGGTATCGGCCGAGCGCGGAGATCGTCGCGGAGATCGCGGGCCTCGTTGAGGCGGGCGTGCGCGAGGTGACGCTGCTCGGGCAGACGGTGAACAGCTACCGCGATCCGAGTGAGGCCCTGCCGCGCGCTCCGGGCGCCTCGCCCGACGATCCGGACGAGAGCGAGTTCGCCGCGCTGCTGCGCCGCATCGCGGCCGAGGTCCCTGGCCTCGCGAGGCTCCGGTACACGAGCCCGCACCCGCGGCACCTCACGCCGTCGCTCCTCGAGGCGCACGCGGATCTCGGGGTCCTCGCCCGCCACGTGCACATGCCCGTGCAGTCGGGCAGCGATCGGATCCTCAAGCGCATGATCCGGCGCTACACGCGCGCCGAGTACGTGGCGCGGGTCGGCTCGCTCGTCGCGCGGCTGCCCGATCTCTCGCTCTCGACCGACATCATCGTGGGCTTCCCGGGCGAGACCGAGGACGACTTCGCGGCGACGCTCTCGCTCGTGCGGGAGGTGGGCTTCCGTGGATTGTTTGGGTTCAAATATTCGCAGCGGCCCTACACGCCGGCCCGCAAGCTCGCGGACGACGTGCCCGAGGCGGAGAAGAGCGAGCGGCTCGCGCGGCTCTTCGAGGTGAGCGAGGAGCTGCTCGGGGCCCACCTGCAAAAGCTCGTCGGCAGCCGCCAGCGCGTGCTCGTGGAGGGCGCGGGCAAAGAGGGCACGAACGCGTGGTCGGGCCGCACCGAGCGCAACGAGATCGTGCACGTCGCCGGGGCCGAGGGGCTCGATCTGCGCGGCGAGATCGTCGAGGTCGTGATCACGCGCGCGAACAAGCACTCGCTGCAGGCCGAGCTCTCGGAGGAGGCGCGCGCCGCTGCGAAGCCGCTGCCGTCCGCGCCCGCGGCGCCGCCGCCGAAGCCCCGCGTCGCGGGGGAGCGGCGATCGCTTCCGATCGTGCCTGTCGGGGGAGGGTAA
- a CDS encoding sterol desaturase family protein: MFATAVGIDTVYQFWIHTELVGKLGPLEWVLNTPSHHRVHHGCNGRYLDRNHGGILIVWDRLFGTFEPEAETPVYGTVKPVASWNPLFCTWAPLRDILETAARAPRRSAGSGACSKGALGQSRSRPRGSSPRRSCSGCWSDERFRLTRSTWGVTRQRVFHRLLRGAMRRSDSLSVQSTPRSPSLASRRSRRL, translated from the coding sequence ATGTTCGCCACGGCCGTCGGGATCGATACGGTCTATCAGTTCTGGATTCATACCGAGCTCGTCGGCAAGCTCGGGCCCCTCGAATGGGTGCTGAATACGCCCTCCCATCACCGGGTGCATCACGGGTGCAATGGGCGGTATCTCGACCGGAACCACGGGGGCATTCTCATCGTCTGGGATCGGCTCTTCGGCACGTTCGAGCCCGAAGCCGAGACACCGGTGTATGGCACCGTGAAGCCCGTCGCGTCGTGGAACCCGCTCTTCTGCACCTGGGCGCCGCTCCGCGACATCCTCGAGACGGCCGCCCGCGCCCCGCGGCGCTCGGCGGGCTCGGGGGCGTGCTCGAAGGGCGCGCTTGGGCAAAGCCGCTCGAGGCCACGAGGCTCGTCGCCACGCCGCTCGTGCTCTGGATGCTGGTCGGATGAGCGATTTCGATTGACTCGCTCGACGTGGGGCGTGACGCGTCAGAGGGTGTTCCACAGGCTGCTGCGCGGCGCGATGCGTCGGTCGGACTCGCTCAGCGTACAAAGTACGCCTCGCTCGCCCTCCCTAGCCTCGCGCCGCTCGCGACGCCTGTAG
- a CDS encoding gamma carbonic anhydrase family protein, whose product MALVLPYGDHAPRLGRGVFLAPNVTLVGDVELGDEASVWFGAVVRGDIGPIRIGARTNVQDLACLHLTDGVSKTTIGADVTIGHGAILHGCTVEDGCLIGMGSIVLDNAVIGAGSVIAAGALVPPRMVIPPRSMVKGSPAKVVREVTDEEAMLGLAGAAHYVVNARRYRGICGD is encoded by the coding sequence GTGGCGCTCGTCCTTCCTTACGGCGACCACGCGCCGCGGCTCGGGCGGGGCGTCTTCCTCGCGCCGAACGTGACGCTCGTGGGTGACGTCGAGCTCGGCGACGAGGCGAGCGTGTGGTTCGGTGCCGTCGTGCGCGGCGACATCGGCCCGATCCGCATCGGCGCGCGCACGAACGTGCAGGACCTCGCCTGCCTGCACCTCACGGACGGCGTCTCCAAGACGACGATCGGCGCGGACGTCACAATCGGCCACGGCGCGATCCTGCACGGTTGCACGGTCGAGGATGGCTGCCTCATCGGCATGGGCAGCATCGTGCTCGACAACGCGGTGATCGGCGCGGGCTCGGTCATCGCCGCCGGCGCGCTCGTGCCGCCGCGCATGGTGATCCCGCCGCGATCGATGGTGAAGGGCAGCCCCGCGAAGGTCGTCCGCGAGGTGACCGACGAGGAGGCGATGCTCGGCCTCGCCGGGGCGGCGCACTACGTCGTGAATGCGCGGCGGTATCGCGGGATCTGCGGCGACTAG
- a CDS encoding DUF6065 family protein, with amino-acid sequence MSEKSEKLPLVAYHTSTGEPPELVPGPIQRQWMNDTRDAFANRCLPLLIANQAGWLVLSPHTVRAIWDGTGSLKSVCIENLEGPQPYLAMSHFGHGILTFSIPFLFRTPPGYNLLVRGPANMPKDGASPLDGIVETDWSTATFTMNWQLTRPQHPVTWKRGEPIAMLVPMRRGELESFEPELRGLYDDPEEAKAYLEWRNSRSQFIKELPIEGSTANQAEWQKDYVHGRAPDGTMAKEHQRKLALKAWRKVKKA; translated from the coding sequence ATGTCCGAGAAATCCGAAAAGCTCCCCCTCGTCGCCTACCACACCAGCACCGGAGAGCCGCCCGAGCTCGTGCCGGGGCCCATCCAGCGGCAATGGATGAACGACACGCGGGACGCGTTCGCGAACCGCTGCCTGCCGCTGCTCATCGCGAACCAGGCCGGCTGGCTCGTCCTGTCGCCGCACACGGTGCGCGCGATCTGGGACGGGACGGGCTCGCTGAAGAGCGTGTGTATCGAGAACCTCGAGGGCCCGCAGCCCTACCTGGCCATGAGCCATTTCGGGCACGGGATCCTGACGTTCTCCATTCCGTTCCTGTTCCGCACGCCGCCCGGATACAACCTGCTCGTGCGGGGCCCGGCGAACATGCCGAAGGACGGGGCCTCTCCGCTCGACGGGATCGTCGAGACGGACTGGAGCACGGCGACGTTCACGATGAACTGGCAACTGACGCGGCCGCAGCACCCGGTGACGTGGAAGCGCGGCGAGCCCATCGCGATGCTCGTGCCGATGCGCCGCGGCGAGCTCGAGTCGTTCGAGCCGGAGCTACGAGGCCTCTACGACGACCCGGAGGAAGCGAAGGCATACCTCGAATGGCGGAACAGCCGCTCGCAATTCATCAAGGAGCTGCCGATCGAGGGCTCGACCGCGAACCAGGCCGAATGGCAAAAGGACTACGTGCACGGCCGCGCGCCGGACGGGACGATGGCGAAGGAGCACCAGCGCAAGCTCGCATTGAAGGCCTGGCGGAAGGTGAAGAAGGCGTGA